In Pochonia chlamydosporia 170 chromosome 3, whole genome shotgun sequence, the following are encoded in one genomic region:
- a CDS encoding sulfate adenylyltransferase (similar to Aspergillus terreus NIH2624 XP_001217351.1): MANSPHGGVLKDLFARDLPRQAELRDEAEKYPAIVLTDRHLCDLELILNGGFSPLEGFMTEKDYNGVVANNRLADGALFSMPITLDVDQKQIDELGIKAGAKLTLRDSRDDRNLAILTVDDVYRPDKVKEAKEVFGSDDDTHPGVKHLFSAAKEFYVGGKLEAVARLEHYDFLDLRFTPAELRSHFNKLGWQKVVAFQTRNPMHRAHRELTVRAARSQQANVLIHPVVGMTKPGDIDHFTRVRVYKALLPRYPNGMAALALLPLAMRMGGPREALWHAVIRKNHGATHFIVGRDHAGPGKNKQGKDHYGPYDAQKLVQQYQEELGIKMVEFQEMIYIPDKDEYMPANEIPEGTRTMNISGTELRNRLKTGKEIPEWFSYPEVVKVLREQNPLPREKGFTVFLTGYQNSGKDQVARALQTTLNQGGGRPVSMLLGETVRSELSRELGFSRQDRDLNISRIAFVASELTKAGAAVIAAPIAPFDQARTQARELIEKSGPFFLVHVATPLEYCEKTDRRGIYKRARAGEIKGFTGVDDPYEVPSKPDLTVNLENQNVRSIVHEIILLLESRGLLDRV, translated from the exons ATGGCAAACTCTCCTCACGGCGGCGTCCTCAAGGACTTGTTTGCTCGCGATCTGCCCCGCCAGGCTGAGCTTCGCGATGAGGCAGAGAAATACCCCGCCATCGTCTTGACAGATCGTCATTTGTGCGATCTTGAATTGATTCTTAATGGTGGCTTCTCTCCATTGGAAG GGTTCATGACCGAGAAGGACTACAATGG AGTGGTCGCGAATAACCGTCTGGCCGATGGTGCTCTTTTCAGCATGCCCATTACTCTAGATGTGGACCAGAAGCAGATCGACGAACTTGGTATCAAGGCTGGCGCGAAGCTGACGTTGCGCGATTCCCGAGACGATCGCAACCTGGCTATTCTGACTGTCGACGATGTTTACCGGCCAGACAA GGTCAAGGAAGCCAAGGAGGTTTTCGGCAGCGATGACGACACCCACCCTGGTGTCAAGCACCTCTTCAGTGCTGCCAAAGAATTCTACGTTGGAGGCAAGCTCGAGGCCGTTGCTCGTCTGGAGCACTACGATTTCCTCGACCTTCGAT TTACTCCCGCTGAGCTCCGATCTCATTTCAACAAGCTAGGCTGGCAAAAGGTCGTCGCTTTCCAGACCCGAAACCCTATGCACCGTGCCCACCGTGAGTTGACGGTTCGCGCTGCCCGCTCTCAGCAGGCTAATGTCCTGATCCACCCCGTCGTGGGCATGACGAAGCCTGGTGATATCGACCATTTCACCCGTGTCCGAGTATACAAGGCCCTGCTGCCCAGATATCCCAATGGcatggctgctttggctcttcttcccttGGCTATGCGTATGGGTGGACCTCGTGAGGCGTTGTGGCATGCTGTCATCCGAAAGAACCATGGTGCTACCCACTTCATTGTCGGCCGAGACCACGCCGGTCCTGGCAAAAACAAGCAAGGCAAGGACCACTATGGTCCTTACGATGCCCAGAAGTTGGTGCAACAGTACCAAGAAGAGCTTGGCATCAAGATGGTCGAGTTCCAGGAGATGATCTACATCCCTGACAAGGACGAGTACATGCCTGCCAACGAGATCCCGGAGGGTACCCGAACCATGAACATCTCCGGAACTGAGCTGCGAAACAGACTCAAGACGGGCAAGGAGATTCCCGAGTGGTTTTCTTACCCTGAGGTTGTCAAGGTTCTCCGAGAGCAGAACCCATTGCCGCGCGAGAAGGGCTTCACAGTCTTCCTGACTGGCTACCAGAACAGTGGCAAGGACCAGGTTGCTCGTGCCCTGCAAACGACTCTGAACCAGGGCGGCGGCCGACCAGTCTCCATGTTGCTTGGTGAGACGGTCCGATCTGAGCTTTCCCGAGAGCTGGGTTTTAGTCGTCAGGACCGTGACTTGAACATCTCTCGTATCGCTTTTGTCGCATCTGAGCTGACcaaggctggtgctgccgTCATTGCCGCCCCTATTGCTCCCTTTGACCAGGCCCGTACTCAGGCCCGTGAGCTCATTGAGAAGTCTGGCCCCTTTTTCTTGGTTCATGTGGCCACTCCTCTTGAGTACTGCGAGAAGACTGATCGCCGTGGTATCTACAAGCGTGCTCGTGCTGGTGAGATTAAGGGATTCACCGGCGTTGACGACCCTTATGAGGTCCCTTCTAAGCCTGATCTGACCGTGAACCTGGAGAACCAGAACGTTCGTTCCATTGTTCACGAAATcattttgctgctggaaagCCGTGGCTTGCTGGACCGAGTATAA